The Sulfurospirillum diekertiae genomic sequence TCAATGGCCTCTATTGTTTTCACATCATTTGCGAGTATGAGAGCCCACCATCAAAAAGGCGCTGTCATGTGGAATGTTGTAAAATACATGGCAGGAGGTGTCGTTATCGGCACATTTGCGGCAACATTTTTAGCAACCTATATGAAATCAGTGCAACTTGCCATCTTTTTCGCCATCTTTATGGCGTATGTTTCCATTCAAATGGCGATCGATAAAAAGCCAAAACCAAGCCGTGAGCTCTCTTCTCCACCATCACTTTTTGGTGTAGGCTCGCTGATTGGCATTGTCTCTGCGTTGGTTTCCATCGGTGGAGGTTCTCTTACAGTACCGTATCTTGTTTGGCAAAATGTGGATCTTAAACGTGCGATTGCGACCTCTGCTGCCATTGGATTTCCTCTCTCAATTGCAGGAACAGTCGGCTACATTGTCAATGGACTGATGCATGCTGAAGGAGGTGCTGATATGATGTTAGGGTTTGTTTATCTGCCTGGTGTGGTATTGATCTCCATAGTGAGTTATTTTACGGCTCCTTTGGGCGCTAAAATGGCACATACGCTTCCGGTTGCTAAACTCAAAAAGATTTTTGCTTTACTTCTGATGACACTCAGCATTAAAATGCTTTCATCAGTCCTTTAGCTCGTTATATGGAAAAGTATTAAGATGGCAATAGAAAAAGTCAAAGCTTATTTTAAAATATATGAGATGGAATCTCAGGTGATTGAGTTTGCAGTTTCAAGTGCAACCGTTGAGCTTGCCGCTGCTGCATTAGCATGTGCACCAGAGCGCATTGCTAAAAGTCTTACTTTTTATGGGGAAGAGAGTGCTATACTGATTGTGACCGCAGGTGATGCTAAAGTCGATAATCAAAAATTTAAAGAACATTTCAACATGAAAGCTAAAATGTTGAAAGCAGAAGATGTTGAACCACTTATCGGACATGCCATCGGTGGTGTTTGTCCGTTTGGTGTCAATGCCAATGTACATATTTATTTGGATATTTCACTCAAGCGCTTTGATGTGGTTTATCCTGCAGCAGGAAGTGCTAATAGTGCGATTGCTTTAGATTTGAAGTCTTTAGAGGTTCATTCTAAAGCGTTAGGTTGGGTAGATGTTTGTAAAAACTGGTAAGACTAGTTTACATGTAAAGAGGAATTTATAATGCAAAGAGGTTTTTTAACGGCACTTCTATTGCCTTCACTCTTGGTGTGCGCGAGTAATCTTTTTGACGAAAACCAGCCTCTTGTGGCTGTAAGTAGCTGTATGGAACGTATTGAGATTAAAAATAGTCATACACCTGTTGATCTGTTTAAATCAAGCGCTAAATGTATTGAGGAAGAAAAATATCCACAAGCTGTTGAGCTTTACTTGGTTGCCACAGCGTATGGTTATTTCGATAGTGCGCGCGTGGTTGATAAAAGTACACGCCAATCCTTAGATACCCTCAAAACGGAAATTTTTGGACCACTGGATGCCACGAAACGTAATCAGTTTGCAGAAGCTTTACGTGCAAGGTTGGACGATATGAAATCAAGCTGCAACTTCCTTGAAAAATTGGGCAAGCCAACGTATTATCCAAAATATTTGGTCGAAAATGGTGTCACACGTGGCGATGGGCTCATTCTGAATTACGATGCGAAAGCGTTGTGGGATGATACACGGTTTGAGTATTTGAAATGCCCGTAATTAAAGGTAGCGTTTCGCTAAACCTCCCAGTGAAGTCTCTTTGTAGTTGGTGTTCATGTCTTTGCCTGTTTCGACCATCGTTTGAATGATCTCATCAAAACTGACTTTATGGACACCATCGGTATAAGAAGTATACTCTGCCGCGTCAATGGCACGAATGGCTGCCACTGCGTTGCGTTCGATGCACGGCACTTGCACGTAGCCCGCTATTGGGTCGCATGTCATGCCAAGGTGGTGTTCTAATCCCATCTCTGCCGCGTAATCAATTTGTTGCAAATTTCCACCAAAAAGATACGATGCCATGCCTGCTGCCATCGAACAAGCAACTCCCACTTCGCCTTGACAACCCACTTCTGCACCTGAAATGGAGCCGTTGAATTTCACGATATTTCCTAAAAGGCCTGCCACAGCAAGTGCCCGTAAGCAATCGATTTGATCTAAATTGTAAAGCTCTTTAAGGTAACGAAGTACAGCTGGAACAACTCCACAAGCACCACACGTGGGTGCGGTGACGACAATATTGCCTGAAGCATTCTCTTCGCTGGTGGCGAGAGCATAGGCGAAGATGATGCCATGAGCACGTTTTTCTTCTTTACGCGCTTTGGCAAAAAACATGGGGGCTTTTCTGGGGTATTGAAGAATTCCTGGTAAAACACCAGATTGTTTTAGTCCTCTAT encodes the following:
- a CDS encoding sulfite exporter TauE/SafE family protein; the protein is MGFEWIIAFLVLGLVVGFMAGLLGIGGGGIMVPVLTSIFLAQGVPVEQVVHMALGTSMASIVFTSFASMRAHHQKGAVMWNVVKYMAGGVVIGTFAATFLATYMKSVQLAIFFAIFMAYVSIQMAIDKKPKPSRELSSPPSLFGVGSLIGIVSALVSIGGGSLTVPYLVWQNVDLKRAIATSAAIGFPLSIAGTVGYIVNGLMHAEGGADMMLGFVYLPGVVLISIVSYFTAPLGAKMAHTLPVAKLKKIFALLLMTLSIKMLSSVL
- a CDS encoding YbaK/EbsC family protein, whose protein sequence is MAIEKVKAYFKIYEMESQVIEFAVSSATVELAAAALACAPERIAKSLTFYGEESAILIVTAGDAKVDNQKFKEHFNMKAKMLKAEDVEPLIGHAIGGVCPFGVNANVHIYLDISLKRFDVVYPAAGSANSAIALDLKSLEVHSKALGWVDVCKNW
- a CDS encoding L-serine ammonia-lyase yields the protein MQSLRSFYCIGHGPSSSHTMGPFNAGTLFKKRFPNASLYRVTLFGSLAATGRGHLTDDALHQALASEGVEILFRPDITKPFHSNGMFFEAFNEKQELLGSWEVYSVGGSALKEAGENPIAEPSIYPLTTLNEIIKWCEKEHKELWQYVETYEGEAIWNYLAEVWESMQNTINRGLKQSGVLPGILQYPRKAPMFFAKARKEEKRAHGIIFAYALATSEENASGNIVVTAPTCGACGVVPAVLRYLKELYNLDQIDCLRALAVAGLLGNIVKFNGSISGAEVGCQGEVGVACSMAAGMASYLFGGNLQQIDYAAEMGLEHHLGMTCDPIAGYVQVPCIERNAVAAIRAIDAAEYTSYTDGVHKVSFDEIIQTMVETGKDMNTNYKETSLGGLAKRYL